The Miscanthus floridulus cultivar M001 chromosome 7, ASM1932011v1, whole genome shotgun sequence genome includes a region encoding these proteins:
- the LOC136466177 gene encoding uncharacterized protein produces the protein MAGAGGGGGDAGDGFYSDFMVLRPDKGGLYALFHLMWSCKVSENAAVDCPAGTEMSDWRRRWAVLVSLVAQVLMLWVKKPMALIGRATEYWMNLVNENGGVVLVLVLRALQVFHVSQLKPSHGNNPVTAILPTPLSEFQEDPGSSLDYRGFPGRGSADTMVAHAAISSYLGVAGAAQAVFPKSTGMGTWFYTGGFFPPSKQVSVANSFMKALGLQRHGGWPKDVVEQDPRKPFAYYAIREALRRFLSENADARFVVAGHSLGGALAVLFPAVLALHREDAVLARLQGVYTFGQPRVGDESFGRFIMDACLGKPSRYFRFVYCNDIVPRAPYDDSALQFKHFGTCLYFNSLYTGQVMHEEPNKNYFSELTVAPKVVNAAWELLRSFLIGYVAGPEYAEGWLMRLARVAGLVLPGLSPHSPRDYVNSARLGARLLRQMS, from the exons ATGGCTGGCGCCGGTGGAGGAGGCGGAGACGCCGGCGATGGCTTCTACAGCGACTTCATGGTGCTGCGGCCGGACAAAGGCGGGCTCTACGCCCTCTTCCACCTCATGTGGTCGTGCAAGGTGTCCGAGAACGCGGCCGTGGACTGCCCCGCCGGCACGGAGATGTCCGACTGGCGTAGGCGGTGGGCGGTGCTCGTCTCGCTGGTGGCGCAGGTGCTGATGCTGTGGGTGAAGAAGCCGATGGCCCTGATTGGGAGAGCGACGGAGTACTGGATGAACCTCGTCAACGAGAATGGCGGCGTCGTCCTCGTGCTCGTCCTCAGAGCGCTGCAAG ttttccatgtatctcagCTGAAGCCTTCGCATGGTAATAACCCTGTCACCGCTATTCTGCCAACCCCTCTTTCGGAGTTTCAAGAAGATCCTGGATCGTCGCTGGACTACCGGGGATTCCCCGGCCGAGGAAGTGCTGATACAATGGTCGCACATGCCGCCATCTCTAGCTACCTGGGAGTTGCTGGTGCCGCTCAAGCAGTGTTTCCCAAGAGCACCGGCATGGGGACATGGTTCTATACAGGGGGG TTCTTTCCTCCTTCCAAGCAAGTCTCCGTTGCTAACAGCTTCATGAAGGCGCTCGGCCTGCAGAGGCACGGCGGCTGGCCGAAAGACGTCGTGGAGCAGGACCCCCGGAAGCCGTTCGCGTACTACGCCATCCGCGAGGCGCTGCGGCGCTTCCTGTCAGAGAACGCCGACGCCAGGTTCGTCGTGGCGGGGCACAGCCTCGGCGGCGCGCTGGCCGTGCTGTTCCCGGCCGTGCTGGCGCTGCACCGGGAGGACGCCGTGCTGGCGCGGCTGCAAGGCGTGTACACGTTCGGCCAGCCTCGCGTCGGGGACGAGTCGTTCGGGAGGTTCATCATGGACGCGTGCCTCGGCAAGCCCAGCAGGTACTTCAGGTTCGTCTACTGCAACGACATCGTGCCCAGGGCGCCGTACGACGACTCCGCGCTTCAGTTCAAGCACTTCGGAACCTGCCTCTACTTCAACAGCCTCTACACAGGACAG GTGATGCACGAGGAGCCAAACAAGAACTACTTCTCGGAGCTGACGGTGGCGCCCAAGGTCGTGAACGCGGCATGGGAGCTCCTCCGGAGCTTCCTCATCGGCTACGTCGCCGGGCCGGAGTACGCAGAGGGGTGGCTGATGCGGCTCGCCAGGGTCGCTGGGCTCGTGCTGCCGGGGCTATCCCCGCACTCGCCGCGAGATTACGTAAACTCCGCCAGGCTCGGAGCACGTTTGCTCAGGCAGATGAGCTAA
- the LOC136464571 gene encoding flavonol synthase/flavanone 3-hydroxylase-like: protein MGEETQQSVQELAASLGALPPEFVRSEHDRGPAAPDAPVIDMSEPGFGARMAVAAREWGLFQVVNHGVPSAAVAELQRVGRAFFALPREEKERYAMDPASGKIERYGTKLQRDLEGKKTWNDFFFHVVAPPEKVDHAVCPESLAVAGYREANEEYCSHMQRLTRELFEHLSLGLGLHEGAMAAAFGGDGLVFLQKINFYPPCPQPELTLGVAPHTDMSTLTVLVPNDVQGLQVFKDVQWYDAKYVPDALIVHIGDQIEASQWGAYKAVLHRTTVNKHMAKEKTRMSWPVLVEPPGELVVGPHPKLVTDERPAKYKAKKYQDYQHCKMNKLPT, encoded by the exons ATGGGGGAGGAGACGCAGCAGAGCGTGCAGGAGCTGGCGGCGTCGCTGGGCGCGCTACCGCCGGAGTTCGTGCGGTCTGAGCACGACCGCGGGCCCGCCGCGCCGGACGCGCCGGTGATCGACATGTCGGAGCCCGGGTTCGGCGCGCGCATGGCCGTAGCCGCCAGGGAGTGGGGGCTGTTCCAGGTGGTGAACCACGGCGTACCCTCCGCGGCGGTGGCGGAGCTCCAGCGCGTTGGGCGGGCCTTCTTCGCGCTGCCGCGGGAGGAGAAGGAGCGCTACGCCATGGACCCGGCGTCGGGCAAGATCGAGCGCTACGGCACCAAGCTGCAGAGGGACCTCGAGGGCAAGAAGACGTGGAACGACTTCTTCTTCCACGTCGTCGCGCCGCCGGAGAAGGTGGACCACGCCGTCTGCCCCGAGAGCCTCGCCGTCGCCGGGTACAGGGAGGCGAACGAGGAGTATTGCAGCCACATGCAGCGCCTGACGCGCGAGCTGTTCGAGCACCTCTCGCTGGGGCTCGGCCTCCACGAgggcgccatggcggcggcgttcgGCGGCGACGGCCTGGTGTTCCTGCAGAAGATCAACTTCTACCCGCCATGCCCGCAGCCGGAGCTCACGCTCGGCGTCGCGCCGCACACCGACATGAGCACGCTCACCGTCCTCGTGCCCAACGACGTGCAGGGCCTCCAGGTCTTCAAGGATGTTCAGTGGTACGACGCCAAGTACGTGCCGGACGCGCTCATCGTCCACATTGGCGACCAGATAGAGGCAAGC CAATGGGGCGCGTACAAGGCGGTGCTGCACCGTACGACGGTGAACAAGCACAT ggcgaaagAGAAGACGCGGATGTCATGGCCGGTGCTCGTGGAGCCGCCGGGGGAGCTCGTCGTCGGGCCGCACCCGAAGCTGGTCACGGACGAGAGACCGGCCAAGTACAAGGCCAAGAAGTACCAGGACTACCAGCACTGCAAGATGAACAAGCTTCCCACGTAA